Proteins encoded by one window of Campylobacter concisus:
- a CDS encoding iron ABC transporter ATP-binding protein: MVLSVENLSFSYERKQILQNLSLSLKSGETLAILGPNGIGKSTFLKIILGLLKAKSGQILIDGRDHASLSGKERARLVGYVPQSENIAFSFKVKDLILMGVNANVDMFSRPSAEDRAMAEEAANIAGVSEYLNLNVDELSGGMMQLALIARSLVLRPEILVMDEPTSYLDVFHQNAVLSLIKRLNSEQKTCVIFTSHHPDHALATADKTLLLNGSLGYEFGATDQILKGENLTKLFGIDFINLNVEDKRRLLIRWNIN; the protein is encoded by the coding sequence ATGGTCTTAAGCGTAGAAAATTTAAGCTTTTCGTACGAACGCAAGCAAATTTTGCAAAATTTGAGTCTTAGCCTAAAAAGCGGCGAAACGCTTGCGATTTTGGGCCCAAACGGCATAGGCAAATCTACATTTTTAAAGATTATCTTAGGACTCTTAAAAGCAAAAAGCGGTCAAATTTTGATCGATGGGCGCGATCATGCCTCTCTTAGCGGTAAAGAGCGCGCCAGGCTCGTAGGATACGTGCCTCAAAGCGAAAATATCGCTTTTAGCTTTAAAGTAAAAGATCTGATTCTAATGGGCGTAAACGCAAACGTCGATATGTTTTCAAGGCCGAGCGCGGAGGATAGGGCGATGGCTGAGGAAGCCGCAAACATAGCGGGCGTTAGCGAGTATTTAAATTTAAACGTAGACGAACTAAGCGGCGGCATGATGCAGCTGGCTCTTATAGCTCGCTCGCTAGTACTACGGCCCGAAATTCTTGTCATGGACGAGCCTACGTCATACCTCGACGTCTTTCATCAAAACGCCGTTTTAAGCCTAATCAAAAGGCTAAATAGCGAGCAAAAAACCTGCGTGATCTTTACTTCGCATCATCCCGATCACGCGCTTGCGACGGCGGATAAAACCTTACTTTTAAACGGCTCCTTAGGATATGAATTCGGCGCAACCGATCAAATTTTAAAGGGCGAAAATTTAACAAAACTTTTCGGTATCGATTTTATAAATTTAAACGTCGAAGACAAAAGGAGATTGCTGATTAGGTGGAACATCAATTAA